In one window of Vibrio pelagius DNA:
- a CDS encoding IclR family transcriptional regulator: MQTETPQVQGDTPTLRLFALLEVIAQKDEFISLQGLVEETGLPKPTLHRMLQQLESAGIIQRDGDDKHYSSGIRLRKLAENLLFNSTMHSARRTILENLRAEVGESCNLTALSSGEIIYLDRAETEAPLRFHLQPGSRVPVHCSATGKLFLAHMTKSQRRRLIENVPLTQYTMKTITDYSVLEQDIEEAKIQGYAIDDEEFLPGLVCIAVLIPSPTGQSNLGLAIQAPVIRVKPDEAIKFLPALQKAAKALAKIEADNWGQQ, translated from the coding sequence ATGCAAACAGAAACACCACAAGTTCAAGGAGATACGCCAACTCTTCGACTTTTTGCTCTATTAGAGGTAATCGCACAGAAAGACGAATTCATTTCTCTTCAAGGATTAGTCGAAGAAACTGGGCTACCTAAACCGACGTTGCACCGTATGCTGCAACAATTGGAATCAGCAGGCATCATTCAAAGAGATGGTGACGATAAGCACTACAGCTCAGGTATTCGACTCAGAAAGCTGGCCGAAAACCTACTCTTCAATAGCACTATGCACAGTGCACGACGCACGATTCTTGAAAACCTGCGTGCAGAAGTTGGCGAGAGCTGCAACCTGACAGCGCTATCGAGTGGCGAGATCATCTATCTTGACCGTGCAGAAACAGAAGCCCCACTTCGTTTCCACCTCCAGCCAGGCTCCCGTGTTCCCGTCCATTGCTCGGCTACCGGCAAACTGTTTTTGGCGCACATGACTAAATCACAGCGCAGACGCCTGATCGAGAATGTGCCTCTGACGCAGTACACAATGAAAACCATTACCGACTATTCCGTTCTGGAACAAGATATCGAAGAAGCGAAGATCCAAGGCTATGCGATTGACGATGAAGAGTTTCTTCCCGGTTTGGTGTGTATTGCAGTTCTCATCCCATCACCAACCGGTCAATCCAACCTTGGTTTAGCAATTCAAGCACCTGTGATTCGAGTGAAGCCAGATGAAGCGATTAAGTTTTTGCCTGCACTGCAAAAAGCGGCGAAAGCATTAGCGAAAATCGAAGCGGACAACTGGGGCCAACAATAA